Proteins encoded by one window of Macaca fascicularis isolate 582-1 chromosome 10, T2T-MFA8v1.1:
- the LOC102138462 gene encoding serine hydrolase-like protein 2 isoform X1 translates to MFSCIFPEMVNKLILLDSPLLLLESNEVENLLTYKRRTIEHMLQVEASQEPSRVYSLKQLLQRLLKSNSHLNEECGELLLQRGTTKVATGLVLNRDQKISWPENSFDFLSRELYAHSIRKLQAHVLFIKAVHGYFDVRRESYYSKESLSFMIHTLKSTLKERFQFVEVPGNHCVHMSEPQHVASIISSFLQHKHMLTA, encoded by the exons ATG TTTTCCTGTATCTTCCCCGAGATGGTGAATAAACTTATCTTGCTGGACTCGCCGCTACTTCTCCTGGAATCGAAT GAAGTGGAGAACTTGCTGACCTACAAGCGGAGAACCATAGAGCACATGCTGCAGGTAGAGGCCTCCCAGGAGCCCTCGCGTGTGTACAGCCTGAAGCAGCTGCTGCAGAG gTTACTGAAGAGCAATAGCCACTTGAATGAGGAGTGCGGGGAGCTCCTCTTGCAAAGAGGAACCACAAAGGTGGCCACAG GTCTGGTTCTGAACAGAGACCAGAAGATCTCCTGG CCTGAGAACAGCTTTGACTTCCTCAGCAGGGAGCTGTATGCACATTCCATCAGGAAGCTGCAGGCCCATGTCCTGTTCATCAA AGCAGTCCACGGATATTTTGATGTGAGAAGAGAGAGTTACTATAGCAAGGAGTCCCTGTCATTCATGATACACACGCTGAAGTCCACCCTCAAAGAG CGGTTCCAGTTTGTGGAAGTCCCAGGCAATCACTGTGTCCACATGAGCGAACCCCAGCATGTGGCCAGTATCATCAGCTCCTTCTTACAGCACAAACACATGCTCACAGCCTAG
- the LOC102138462 gene encoding serine hydrolase-like protein 2 isoform X2, with amino-acid sequence MVNKLILLDSPLLLLESNEVENLLTYKRRTIEHMLQVEASQEPSRVYSLKQLLQRLLKSNSHLNEECGELLLQRGTTKVATGLVLNRDQKISWPENSFDFLSRELYAHSIRKLQAHVLFIKAVHGYFDVRRESYYSKESLSFMIHTLKSTLKERFQFVEVPGNHCVHMSEPQHVASIISSFLQHKHMLTA; translated from the exons ATGGTGAATAAACTTATCTTGCTGGACTCGCCGCTACTTCTCCTGGAATCGAAT GAAGTGGAGAACTTGCTGACCTACAAGCGGAGAACCATAGAGCACATGCTGCAGGTAGAGGCCTCCCAGGAGCCCTCGCGTGTGTACAGCCTGAAGCAGCTGCTGCAGAG gTTACTGAAGAGCAATAGCCACTTGAATGAGGAGTGCGGGGAGCTCCTCTTGCAAAGAGGAACCACAAAGGTGGCCACAG GTCTGGTTCTGAACAGAGACCAGAAGATCTCCTGG CCTGAGAACAGCTTTGACTTCCTCAGCAGGGAGCTGTATGCACATTCCATCAGGAAGCTGCAGGCCCATGTCCTGTTCATCAA AGCAGTCCACGGATATTTTGATGTGAGAAGAGAGAGTTACTATAGCAAGGAGTCCCTGTCATTCATGATACACACGCTGAAGTCCACCCTCAAAGAG CGGTTCCAGTTTGTGGAAGTCCCAGGCAATCACTGTGTCCACATGAGCGAACCCCAGCATGTGGCCAGTATCATCAGCTCCTTCTTACAGCACAAACACATGCTCACAGCCTAG
- the LOC101925935 gene encoding ribosomal RNA-processing protein 7 homolog A isoform X1 — MVARRRKRAARDPEDCIPSPPGYAAIPIKFSEKQQASHYLYVRAHGVRQGTKSTWPQKRTLFVLNVPPYCTEESLSRLLSSCGLVQSVELQEKPDLAESPKESRSKFFHPKPVPGFQVAYVVFQKPSGVSAALALKGPLLVSTESHPVKSGIHKWISDYADSVPDPEALRVEVDTFMEAYDQKIAEEEAKAKEEEGVPDEEGWVKVTRRGRRPVLPRTEAASLRVLERERRKRARKELLNFYAWQHRESKMEHLAQLRKKFEEDKQRIELLRAQRKFRPY; from the exons ATGGTGGCGCGCAGGAGGAAGCGCGCGGCGCGGGACCCGGAGGACTGTATCCCCAGCCCACCGGGCTACGCAG CTATTCCAATCAAGTTCTCTGAAAAGCAGCAGGCTTCTCACTACCTCTATGTGAGAGCACATGGCGTTCGACAAGGCACCAAGTCCACCTGGCCTCAGAAGAGGACTCTTTTTGTCCTCAATGTGCCCCCATACTGCACAGAG GAGAGCCTGTCCCGCCTCCTGTCCTCCTGTGGCCTCGTCCAGTCTGTAGAGTTGCAGGAGAAGCCGGACCTGGCCGAGAGCCCAAAGGAGTCAAGGTCGAAGTTTTTTCATCCCAAGCCGGTTCCG GGGTTCCAGGTAGCCTACGTGGTGTTCCAGAAGCCAAGTGGGGTGTCAGCGGCCTTGGCCCTGAAGGGCCCCCTGCTGGTGTCCACAGAGAGCCACCCTGTGAAGAGTGGCATTCACA AGTGGATCAGTGACTACGCAGACTCCGTGCCCGACCCTGAGGCCCTGAGGGTGGAAGTGGACACGTTCATGGAGGCGTATGACCAGAAGATCGCTGAG GAAGAAGCTAAGgccaaggaggaggagggggtccCTGACGAGGAGGGGTGGGTGAAGGTGACCCGCCGGGGCCGACGGCCTGTGCTCCCCCGGACTGAAGCAGCCAGCCTGCGGGTGCTAGAGAGGGAGAGACGGAAGCGCGCCCGAAAGGAGCTGCTCAACTTCTATGCCTGGCAGCACCGGGAGAGCAAGATGGAGC ATCTAGCGCAGCTGCGCAAGAAGTTCGAGGAGGACAAGCAGAGGATCGAGCTCCTGCGGGCCCAGCGCAAATTCCGACCCTACTGA
- the LOC102138462 gene encoding serine hydrolase-like protein 2 isoform X3, with amino-acid sequence MRSAGSSSCKEEPQRWPQPENSFDFLSRELYAHSIRKLQAHVLFIKAVHGYFDVRRESYYSKESLSFMIHTLKSTLKERFQFVEVPGNHCVHMSEPQHVASIISSFLQHKHMLTA; translated from the exons ATGAGGAGTGCGGGGAGCTCCTCTTGCAAAGAGGAACCACAAAGGTGGCCACAG CCTGAGAACAGCTTTGACTTCCTCAGCAGGGAGCTGTATGCACATTCCATCAGGAAGCTGCAGGCCCATGTCCTGTTCATCAA AGCAGTCCACGGATATTTTGATGTGAGAAGAGAGAGTTACTATAGCAAGGAGTCCCTGTCATTCATGATACACACGCTGAAGTCCACCCTCAAAGAG CGGTTCCAGTTTGTGGAAGTCCCAGGCAATCACTGTGTCCACATGAGCGAACCCCAGCATGTGGCCAGTATCATCAGCTCCTTCTTACAGCACAAACACATGCTCACAGCCTAG
- the LOC101925935 gene encoding ribosomal RNA-processing protein 7 homolog A isoform X2, producing MVARRRKRAARDPEDCIPSPPGYAAIPIKFSEKQQASHYLYVRAHGVRQGTKSTWPQKRTLFVLNVPPYCTEESLSRLLSSCGLVQSVELQEKPDLAESPKESRSKFFHPKPVPGFQVAYVVFQKPSGVSAALALKGPLLVSTESHPVKSGIHKWISDYADSVPDPEALRVEVDTFMEAYDQKIAEI from the exons ATGGTGGCGCGCAGGAGGAAGCGCGCGGCGCGGGACCCGGAGGACTGTATCCCCAGCCCACCGGGCTACGCAG CTATTCCAATCAAGTTCTCTGAAAAGCAGCAGGCTTCTCACTACCTCTATGTGAGAGCACATGGCGTTCGACAAGGCACCAAGTCCACCTGGCCTCAGAAGAGGACTCTTTTTGTCCTCAATGTGCCCCCATACTGCACAGAG GAGAGCCTGTCCCGCCTCCTGTCCTCCTGTGGCCTCGTCCAGTCTGTAGAGTTGCAGGAGAAGCCGGACCTGGCCGAGAGCCCAAAGGAGTCAAGGTCGAAGTTTTTTCATCCCAAGCCGGTTCCG GGGTTCCAGGTAGCCTACGTGGTGTTCCAGAAGCCAAGTGGGGTGTCAGCGGCCTTGGCCCTGAAGGGCCCCCTGCTGGTGTCCACAGAGAGCCACCCTGTGAAGAGTGGCATTCACA AGTGGATCAGTGACTACGCAGACTCCGTGCCCGACCCTGAGGCCCTGAGGGTGGAAGTGGACACGTTCATGGAGGCGTATGACCAGAAGATCGCTGAG ATCTAG
- the LOC101925935 gene encoding putative ribosomal RNA-processing protein 7 homolog B isoform X3, with product MEAYDQKIAEEEAKAKEEEGVPDEEGWVKVTRRGRRPVLPRTEAASLRVLERERRKRARKELLNFYAWQHRESKMEHLAQLRKKFEEDKQRIELLRAQRKFRPY from the exons ATGGAGGCGTATGACCAGAAGATCGCTGAG GAAGAAGCTAAGgccaaggaggaggagggggtccCTGACGAGGAGGGGTGGGTGAAGGTGACCCGCCGGGGCCGACGGCCTGTGCTCCCCCGGACTGAAGCAGCCAGCCTGCGGGTGCTAGAGAGGGAGAGACGGAAGCGCGCCCGAAAGGAGCTGCTCAACTTCTATGCCTGGCAGCACCGGGAGAGCAAGATGGAGC ATCTAGCGCAGCTGCGCAAGAAGTTCGAGGAGGACAAGCAGAGGATCGAGCTCCTGCGGGCCCAGCGCAAATTCCGACCCTACTGA